In a single window of the Pseudogemmatithrix spongiicola genome:
- the acnA gene encoding aconitate hydratase AcnA, producing the protein MSSQNSFNSRSTLTVDGQSYIYYKLDAVAGLKGATVSTLPFSLRVLLENLLRNEDGGFVKKADVEAMATWNVKATLDKEIAFRTARVLLQDFTGVPCVVDLAAMRDAIAKLGGDPAKINPLQPVDLVIDHSVQVDEYGVDAAELINTKLEYERNGERYQFLRWGQNALRNFRVVPPGTGICHQVNLEYLGQVAFVGEENGQKAVYCDSLVGTDSHTTMINGLGVLGWGVGGIEAEAAMLGQPVSMLIPEVIGFKLTGKLPLGATATDLVLTCTEMLRKKKVVGKFVEYYGPGLSSLSLADRATIANMAPEYGATMGFFPVDAETLKYLRLSGRSEHQVKLVEEYTKAQGLFRTDATPDPVFTDTLELDLSTVVPSLAGPKRPQDRIALTQMKANYAESYKAERERLAQAASKAGAAAGATKLPGSPAAAMVSEGAPVDLTPSSVDCAHRGENFQLKDGAVVIAAITSCTNTSNPSVMLAAGLLAQKAVAKGLKTKPWVKTSLAPGSKVVREYFEKAGVQPALNTLGFQIVGYGCTTCIGNSGPLPETISKAIDDGKLTVAAVLSGNRNFEGRVNPQTRFNYLASPPLVVAYALAGRVDIDLDTEPLGIGSNGPVFLRDIWPSPKEVEDVVLASVKREQFEKEYGDVFGGDAEWKAIAAPTGNRYAWDDKSTYVKHPPYFEGMSKTAPGVKPIAKARVLGMFGDSITTDHISPAGSIAEKSPAGVWLKSLGVEKKDFNSYGARRGNHEVMMRGTFANIRLKNDLTPGMEGWWTRTAPGDEPTSFYEASMAYQAAGTPLVIIAGKEYGTGSSRDWAAKGTALLGVRAVIAESFERIHRSNLVGMGVIPLEFVNGETRQSLGLTGFEEITIEGMSDTMAPRATLTVKAGDKTFQVRSRIDTPEEMNYYRHGGILHYVLRQLA; encoded by the coding sequence ATGTCCTCCCAGAACAGCTTCAACAGCCGCTCTACGCTGACCGTCGACGGTCAGTCGTACATCTATTACAAGCTCGATGCCGTGGCTGGCCTCAAGGGCGCCACCGTGAGCACGCTGCCGTTCTCGCTGCGCGTGCTGCTCGAGAACCTGCTGCGCAACGAAGACGGCGGCTTCGTGAAGAAGGCCGACGTCGAGGCGATGGCGACGTGGAACGTGAAGGCCACGCTCGACAAGGAGATCGCCTTCCGCACGGCGCGCGTGCTGCTGCAGGACTTCACCGGCGTGCCCTGCGTGGTGGACCTCGCGGCGATGCGCGACGCCATCGCGAAGCTCGGCGGCGATCCGGCGAAGATCAATCCGCTGCAGCCGGTGGACCTCGTCATCGACCACTCGGTGCAGGTGGACGAGTACGGCGTGGATGCCGCCGAGTTGATCAACACCAAGCTCGAGTACGAGCGCAACGGCGAGCGCTATCAGTTCCTGCGCTGGGGCCAGAACGCGCTGCGCAACTTCCGCGTGGTGCCGCCGGGCACGGGCATCTGCCACCAGGTGAACCTCGAGTACCTCGGGCAGGTGGCGTTCGTGGGCGAAGAGAACGGCCAGAAGGCCGTGTACTGCGACTCGCTGGTCGGCACGGACTCGCACACGACGATGATCAACGGCCTTGGCGTGCTCGGCTGGGGCGTGGGTGGCATCGAAGCCGAGGCCGCGATGCTCGGCCAGCCGGTGTCGATGCTCATTCCCGAAGTGATCGGCTTCAAGCTCACGGGCAAGCTGCCGCTGGGCGCGACGGCCACGGACCTCGTGCTCACCTGCACCGAGATGCTCCGCAAGAAGAAGGTCGTCGGCAAGTTCGTGGAGTACTACGGCCCGGGCCTGAGCTCGCTCTCGCTCGCCGACCGCGCGACGATCGCCAACATGGCGCCGGAGTACGGCGCGACGATGGGCTTCTTCCCGGTGGACGCCGAGACGCTCAAGTACCTGCGCCTCTCGGGCCGCAGCGAGCATCAGGTGAAGCTGGTGGAGGAGTACACGAAGGCGCAGGGCCTCTTCCGCACGGATGCGACGCCGGACCCGGTGTTCACGGACACGCTCGAGCTCGATCTCTCGACGGTGGTGCCGTCGCTGGCCGGCCCGAAGCGTCCGCAGGACCGCATCGCGCTCACGCAGATGAAGGCCAACTACGCCGAGTCGTACAAGGCGGAGCGGGAGCGTCTCGCGCAGGCGGCCTCGAAGGCCGGCGCCGCTGCCGGCGCGACGAAGCTCCCCGGCTCGCCGGCGGCCGCGATGGTCTCGGAAGGCGCACCGGTGGACCTCACGCCGTCGAGCGTCGACTGCGCGCATCGCGGCGAGAACTTCCAGCTCAAGGATGGCGCGGTGGTCATCGCGGCGATCACGAGCTGCACGAACACCAGCAACCCCAGCGTGATGCTCGCCGCCGGCCTGCTCGCGCAGAAGGCCGTCGCCAAGGGCCTCAAGACCAAGCCTTGGGTGAAGACCTCGCTGGCGCCGGGCTCGAAGGTCGTGCGCGAGTACTTCGAGAAGGCCGGCGTGCAGCCGGCGCTCAACACGCTGGGCTTCCAGATCGTCGGCTACGGCTGCACGACCTGCATCGGCAACTCGGGCCCGCTGCCGGAGACCATCTCCAAGGCGATCGACGACGGCAAGCTCACGGTGGCGGCGGTGCTCTCGGGCAACCGCAACTTCGAGGGCCGCGTCAATCCGCAGACGCGCTTCAACTACCTCGCCTCGCCGCCGCTCGTGGTGGCGTATGCGCTGGCCGGCCGCGTGGACATCGACCTCGACACCGAGCCGTTGGGCATCGGCAGCAACGGCCCGGTGTTCCTCCGCGACATCTGGCCGTCGCCGAAGGAGGTCGAGGACGTGGTGCTCGCGAGCGTGAAGCGCGAGCAGTTCGAGAAGGAGTACGGCGACGTGTTCGGCGGCGACGCCGAATGGAAGGCGATCGCCGCGCCGACGGGCAACCGCTACGCCTGGGACGACAAGTCCACGTACGTGAAGCACCCGCCGTACTTCGAGGGCATGTCGAAGACCGCGCCGGGCGTGAAGCCGATCGCCAAGGCCCGCGTGCTCGGCATGTTCGGCGACTCCATCACCACGGACCACATCTCGCCCGCGGGCTCGATCGCCGAGAAGTCGCCGGCGGGCGTGTGGCTCAAGTCGCTGGGCGTGGAGAAGAAGGACTTCAACTCGTACGGCGCGCGCCGCGGGAACCACGAGGTGATGATGCGCGGCACCTTCGCGAACATCCGCCTCAAGAACGACCTCACGCCGGGCATGGAAGGCTGGTGGACCCGCACGGCGCCGGGCGACGAGCCGACCAGCTTCTATGAGGCGTCGATGGCCTACCAGGCGGCCGGCACGCCGCTGGTGATCATCGCCGGCAAGGAGTACGGCACGGGGTCAAGCCGCGACTGGGCGGCAAAGGGCACCGCGCTGCTCGGCGTCCGCGCCGTCATCGCCGAGAGCTTCGAGCGCATCCATCGCTCGAACCTTGTGGGCATGGGCGTGATCCCGCTGGAGTTCGTGAACGGCGAGACGCGGCAGTCGCTGGGGCTCACCGGCTTCGAGGAGATCACCATCGAAGGCATGAGCGACACGATGGCGCCCCGCGCGACGCTGACCGTGAAGGCGGGAGACAAGACCTTCCAGGTGCGGAGCAGGATCGATACGCCGGAGGAGATGAACTACTACCGGCATGGGGGAATTCTGCATTACGTGCTGCGGCAGTTGGCCTAA
- a CDS encoding diacylglycerol/lipid kinase family protein: MIRVLWNPASGRGRGALLFPRLRAAFEAHGLRDFVQSQREGDEARLVREAIADGVQTLVVAGGDGTWGKSAVALAQAGAPARMAFVAAGTGNDFAKNLRAPATDVEAMAALIASGGVERRVDLGRVDGNWFANVAGFGFDVEVLMATKGSRLLRGPAVYVAAALGQLFSFGGIPVRIGGVASLFAPRRNRLMLVFANGKEFGGAFKIAPMARVDDGKLDAVVFEDGIKLGRVALLARALGGTHIGHPKVFHKAGAEFELEFDSPPAYELDGDLHLAPSRVVTVASLPGVLRVLDSPT, from the coding sequence GTGATCCGAGTCCTCTGGAACCCCGCCTCCGGCCGTGGCCGCGGCGCCCTCCTCTTCCCTCGTCTTCGCGCCGCCTTCGAAGCGCACGGCCTCCGCGACTTCGTGCAGTCCCAGCGCGAGGGCGACGAGGCGCGGCTCGTGCGCGAGGCCATCGCCGACGGCGTGCAGACGCTGGTCGTCGCGGGTGGCGACGGGACCTGGGGCAAGAGCGCGGTCGCCTTGGCCCAGGCGGGCGCCCCCGCCCGCATGGCCTTCGTCGCGGCAGGCACGGGCAACGACTTCGCGAAGAACCTCCGCGCGCCGGCGACGGACGTGGAGGCGATGGCCGCCCTCATCGCCAGCGGCGGCGTGGAGCGGCGCGTGGACCTGGGCCGCGTGGACGGCAACTGGTTCGCCAACGTCGCCGGCTTCGGCTTCGACGTCGAAGTGCTCATGGCCACCAAGGGCTCGCGCCTGTTGCGCGGCCCGGCGGTCTATGTGGCGGCGGCGCTGGGCCAGCTGTTCAGTTTCGGCGGCATCCCCGTGCGCATCGGCGGCGTGGCGTCACTCTTCGCACCACGCCGCAATCGGCTCATGCTGGTCTTCGCCAACGGCAAAGAGTTCGGCGGGGCGTTCAAGATCGCGCCCATGGCCCGCGTGGACGATGGCAAGCTCGACGCCGTGGTCTTCGAGGATGGTATCAAGCTGGGGCGCGTGGCGCTGCTCGCGCGCGCACTCGGCGGGACGCACATCGGGCATCCCAAGGTCTTTCACAAGGCCGGGGCGGAGTTCGAACTCGAGTTCGATAGCCCCCCAGCGTACGAACTGGACGGGGACCTGCATTTGGCCCCGTCCAGAGTCGTCACCGTGGCATCGCTGCCCGGGGTGTTGCGGGTCCTCGACTCGCCGACGTGA
- a CDS encoding response regulator transcription factor, whose translation MHTATLSHNAAASGIAHEVTVLFSRLGLDAVIRDPDSAQVIAATPNAESRMLAAQPGAVKVVATRLAGSSLRVELLPDQSPDDLTARQQQVAECLAQGMRNQQIAETLGISLHTVRRHLEQIFRRLGVNNRRDAVRVMRTAAAIAR comes from the coding sequence ATGCACACAGCGACTCTGTCCCACAATGCCGCGGCCTCGGGCATCGCGCACGAGGTGACCGTCCTGTTCTCGCGTCTCGGACTCGATGCCGTGATCCGCGACCCCGACAGCGCTCAGGTGATCGCCGCGACCCCCAATGCCGAATCCCGCATGCTAGCGGCCCAGCCAGGGGCCGTGAAGGTGGTGGCCACGCGGCTTGCCGGCAGCTCGCTCCGCGTGGAGCTCCTGCCGGACCAATCGCCCGACGACCTCACGGCCCGGCAGCAGCAGGTCGCCGAGTGTCTCGCGCAGGGCATGCGGAACCAGCAGATCGCCGAGACGCTGGGCATCAGCCTGCATACGGTACGCCGGCACTTGGAGCAGATCTTCCGCCGCCTCGGCGTGAACAACCGTCGCGACGCCGTGCGCGTGATGCGCACGGCCGCAGCCATCGCGCGGTAG
- a CDS encoding peroxiredoxin family protein, protein MRSLAFRLPVAAVAFLIGAATVEAQQAAPAGGPKVGDLAPDFTLPAATLNGVSQTPVKLSDLRGQTVVIAFYPRARTRGCTVQMQTYRDQFQTLFNNGRGVTVLAVSTDPVDTIAAWARDEKFPMTFLSDREATVGQLYDVKYPAMNLLRRVLFVVGPDGRITHVMRPFAELAADSYTELGNAVKAAGGR, encoded by the coding sequence ATGCGCTCTCTTGCCTTTCGCCTTCCCGTCGCGGCTGTCGCGTTCCTGATCGGAGCCGCCACCGTCGAAGCTCAGCAGGCTGCTCCGGCCGGTGGTCCCAAGGTTGGGGACCTCGCTCCGGACTTCACCCTGCCCGCCGCAACGTTGAATGGGGTGAGTCAAACGCCCGTCAAACTGTCCGATCTGAGGGGTCAGACGGTCGTCATCGCGTTCTATCCTAGGGCGCGAACCAGGGGTTGTACGGTCCAGATGCAGACCTATCGCGATCAGTTCCAGACTCTGTTCAACAATGGCCGCGGCGTGACCGTCCTCGCGGTCAGCACCGACCCCGTTGACACCATCGCGGCCTGGGCCCGGGACGAGAAATTCCCCATGACCTTCCTATCCGACCGGGAGGCGACCGTCGGACAGCTGTATGACGTGAAGTACCCGGCCATGAACCTCCTCCGCCGCGTGCTGTTCGTGGTCGGACCGGACGGTCGGATCACGCACGTGATGCGTCCGTTCGCCGAGCTGGCGGCGGACTCCTACACAGAGCTCGGAAACGCGGTAAAGGCTGCGGGCGGGCGGTAG
- a CDS encoding glycerate kinase type-2 family protein has protein sequence MAPSHPTLLRIFEAGLAAASPTEAVRRAFQEREVTLELGRDRPHWILAVGKAAPAMAAAALEACAQRGLHVAGGLVVGTSQAPVLSLLDQHPGDHPVPGVRSRDAADRVAAFADRVGRDDVVLACISGGTSSLIGAPIAGVRAEDLSSLHALLLGAGVPIGRINAVRKRFSRWGAGRLAAALDCARVIPILLADVPNEDPSMIGSGPFSPDPLEAWHVERILRDAGLAIQVPLSVASTLGAMRAEAVAETPKPGSEVFARVEPPFIVGNSAALDAAAGEASRAGYAPVLLSHTILTGDATAAGRVIAHAIARARPGSCLIWGGETTVRLPEQHGLGGRCQQLALSAAETIADVGVRASVIAAGTDGHDGPAPSMGALVDAASWRKSRAAGADPGRALRRCDAYGALLAADAILPARDTGTNVMDIVVAVRER, from the coding sequence GTGGCCCCTTCGCATCCGACGCTGCTCCGCATCTTCGAGGCCGGGCTCGCCGCCGCATCACCGACGGAGGCCGTGCGCCGCGCCTTTCAGGAGCGCGAGGTCACGCTGGAGTTGGGCCGGGACCGGCCGCACTGGATCCTCGCCGTGGGCAAGGCCGCCCCGGCCATGGCTGCCGCCGCCCTCGAAGCGTGTGCACAGCGCGGGCTTCACGTCGCCGGAGGACTGGTGGTGGGGACGTCGCAGGCGCCGGTCCTTTCCCTGCTCGACCAGCACCCCGGCGATCACCCGGTCCCGGGCGTGCGCTCCCGCGACGCGGCGGACCGCGTGGCCGCGTTTGCCGATCGGGTCGGCCGGGACGACGTCGTCCTCGCCTGCATCTCGGGCGGCACGTCAAGCCTCATCGGCGCGCCGATCGCCGGCGTGCGCGCCGAGGACCTGAGCAGCCTGCACGCCCTGCTCCTGGGTGCCGGGGTGCCGATCGGCCGCATCAACGCGGTGCGAAAGCGGTTCTCTCGCTGGGGCGCCGGGCGCCTCGCGGCGGCTTTGGACTGCGCGCGCGTCATCCCGATCCTCCTCGCCGACGTGCCGAACGAGGACCCCTCCATGATCGGCTCCGGACCGTTCTCACCGGACCCGCTCGAGGCCTGGCACGTGGAGCGCATCCTGCGCGACGCGGGCCTCGCGATCCAGGTGCCGCTCTCGGTTGCCTCGACGCTCGGCGCGATGCGCGCCGAGGCGGTGGCCGAGACGCCCAAGCCGGGCAGCGAAGTCTTCGCGCGGGTCGAGCCGCCATTCATCGTGGGCAACAGCGCGGCCCTCGACGCGGCCGCCGGCGAGGCGTCGCGGGCGGGCTACGCGCCTGTGTTGCTCTCGCACACGATCCTCACCGGCGACGCCACCGCGGCGGGGCGCGTCATCGCGCACGCCATCGCGAGGGCGCGGCCGGGCAGCTGCCTGATCTGGGGTGGCGAGACGACGGTGCGTCTGCCGGAGCAGCACGGGTTGGGAGGCCGTTGCCAACAGTTGGCGCTGTCCGCCGCGGAGACGATCGCTGACGTGGGCGTCCGCGCCTCGGTGATCGCCGCTGGCACCGACGGGCACGATGGACCGGCGCCGTCGATGGGAGCGCTGGTCGATGCTGCGTCGTGGCGGAAGAGTCGTGCGGCAGGGGCAGACCCCGGGCGCGCGCTACGCCGCTGCGATGCCTACGGCGCCCTGCTCGCCGCCGACGCCATTCTTCCGGCGCGCGACACGGGCACGAACGTCATGGATATCGTGGTAGCGGTGCGGGAGCGATAG
- a CDS encoding carbon-nitrogen hydrolase: protein MSTRAPFTVAVIQDGVLATPQQTLDATVVRIRDAAKKGAQVICLKELFNAPYFCKKLDSSRFDLAEPVDGQTVTTLSKLAKELQVVLVVPIYEKQGPGVYRNSAVVIDADGTPLGVYRKMHIPHDPLFEEKYYFAPGESDNPVQPAGLRGPTAEAGGFMVWKTRYATIGVLICWDQWYPEGARITSLLGADILFYPTAIGWHPAEKAEWGTAQADAWRTAQRAHAIANGVFVAAPNRVGFEPEAGTDGIEFFGHSFIVDPYGRYLAQAGTDEDTLIATCDPALIEYTRRNWPFLRDRRVDAYEPILARWIGH from the coding sequence ATGAGCACCCGCGCCCCGTTTACCGTCGCCGTCATCCAGGACGGCGTTCTCGCGACCCCGCAGCAGACCCTCGACGCGACCGTCGTCCGCATCCGCGATGCGGCCAAGAAGGGCGCGCAGGTCATCTGCCTCAAGGAACTCTTCAACGCCCCGTACTTCTGCAAAAAGCTCGACAGCTCGCGCTTCGATCTCGCGGAGCCGGTGGACGGCCAGACGGTCACCACGCTGAGCAAGCTCGCGAAGGAGCTGCAGGTGGTATTGGTCGTGCCGATCTACGAGAAGCAGGGTCCGGGCGTGTATCGCAACAGCGCCGTCGTCATCGACGCCGACGGCACGCCGCTGGGCGTGTATCGCAAGATGCACATCCCGCACGACCCGCTGTTCGAGGAGAAGTACTACTTCGCGCCGGGTGAGAGCGACAACCCGGTGCAGCCCGCCGGCCTGCGCGGCCCGACGGCCGAAGCCGGCGGTTTCATGGTCTGGAAGACGCGCTACGCGACGATCGGCGTGCTCATCTGCTGGGACCAGTGGTATCCGGAAGGTGCGCGCATCACGTCGCTGCTCGGCGCGGACATCCTGTTCTATCCGACGGCGATCGGCTGGCACCCGGCGGAGAAGGCCGAGTGGGGCACGGCGCAGGCCGATGCCTGGCGCACGGCGCAGCGCGCGCACGCGATCGCCAACGGGGTATTCGTCGCGGCGCCGAATCGCGTGGGCTTCGAACCCGAGGCGGGCACGGATGGCATCGAGTTCTTCGGGCACAGCTTCATCGTGGATCCCTACGGCCGCTACCTCGCGCAGGCCGGCACGGACGAGGACACGCTGATCGCCACCTGCGATCCGGCGCTCATCGAATACACGCGGCGCAACTGGCCCTTCCTGCGCGACCGTCGCGTGGATGCCTACGAGCCGATCCTCGCGCGCTGGATCGGGCACTGA
- a CDS encoding agmatine deiminase family protein, producing MAAAKKAAPHAAPGGLRWPAEWERHDATWISWPHHEPDWPGKFGPIPWVYAEIARALAEHERVNILVHDEKTEEEAWHCLRMHEVKQGRIHLMQCPTDRVWLRDSAPTFVHDANGDVQAVNWDFNAWAKYENFARDQKIGAFIADHTGLPLTQPQRHDGKGRVVLEGGGIETDGRGTMLVTEEWLLTDVQVRNPGFTRADYERLFAETLGITKTIWLGEGCVGDDTHGHVDDIARFVAPGVMVLAHEEDPNDENHARSLDNVRRLEGATDAEGNPIRVVTLPYPRPVIMDGARLPASYANFYIANGVVIVPTFNDPNDRIALNTLAELMPTRQIVGIHAVDLVWGLGTLHCLTQQQPAARHARAKPTR from the coding sequence ATGGCGGCAGCGAAGAAGGCCGCGCCGCACGCGGCGCCCGGCGGCCTGCGGTGGCCCGCCGAATGGGAGCGCCACGACGCGACGTGGATCTCCTGGCCGCACCATGAGCCCGATTGGCCTGGCAAGTTCGGGCCGATTCCCTGGGTGTACGCGGAGATCGCCCGCGCGCTCGCCGAACACGAGCGCGTGAATATCCTCGTGCACGACGAGAAGACCGAAGAGGAAGCCTGGCACTGCCTGCGCATGCACGAGGTCAAGCAAGGCCGCATTCACCTGATGCAGTGCCCCACCGACCGCGTGTGGCTGCGCGACTCCGCGCCGACCTTCGTGCACGATGCCAACGGCGACGTGCAGGCCGTGAACTGGGACTTCAACGCCTGGGCCAAGTACGAGAACTTCGCGCGCGACCAGAAGATCGGCGCATTCATCGCCGACCACACGGGCCTGCCGCTCACGCAACCGCAGCGCCACGACGGCAAGGGTCGCGTCGTGCTGGAGGGCGGCGGCATCGAGACGGACGGCCGCGGCACGATGCTCGTGACCGAAGAGTGGCTGCTCACGGACGTGCAGGTCCGCAATCCGGGATTCACGCGCGCCGACTACGAGCGCCTGTTCGCCGAGACGCTGGGCATCACCAAGACCATCTGGCTCGGGGAAGGCTGCGTCGGCGACGACACGCACGGTCACGTGGACGACATCGCGCGCTTCGTCGCCCCCGGCGTGATGGTGTTGGCCCACGAGGAAGACCCGAACGACGAGAATCACGCGCGGTCACTGGACAACGTCCGGCGCCTTGAGGGCGCGACGGATGCCGAGGGCAATCCGATTCGCGTCGTCACACTGCCCTACCCGCGGCCGGTGATCATGGACGGCGCGCGGCTCCCCGCGAGCTACGCGAACTTCTACATCGCGAACGGGGTAGTCATCGTTCCGACGTTCAACGACCCGAACGACCGCATCGCGCTGAACACCCTCGCCGAGTTGATGCCCACGCGCCAGATTGTCGGCATCCACGCCGTCGACCTTGTCTGGGGCCTCGGCACCTTGCACTGCCTCACGCAACAGCAGCCCGCCGCGCGCCACGCGCGCGCCAAACCCACGCGATGA